In Seonamhaeicola sp. S2-3, the genomic window ATAGCTAGACTAGTATCGGCTCAAGCAGCCATAAAGACAACTTTATAGTGTTTTCCGTTTTTCTTTTTTTGATTGAAACCCTCAAGGCATATGTGGCTTTGAGGGTTTTTTATTTCTATTTGTTATGCTGAACTTGTTTTAGCATCTAGTTTTTATTTAAAATAAGCTGAATAATAAGTGGGTTATTTTATGGCAAAAAATGATCTTTTCTTGTGAGATGATTTAGCATTATTATAATGTATGTTTTTAAATTCATCATTTGGGGTTACACAAATAAAGTAAAAGAAGTAAGTATAATTAAGGAGTCTAAATTATAACAATAGAGTATTATGATGTTTCAGGAAAAGTTTTATTTAATTTTCTTATTCTATAGATATAGAATAACTGTTTCAATTAACAAATTTTATTAAAACAATAATATAAAGAGTAGCTTTGTATTTTAATTTAAAGAAAACCCGGTGTCATTTTCAGTTTCTACAGAGAAAAAATTAAAAGAGCGAATTAAGGAACTCACTTGTTTGTATGAGGTAAGTTCATACATTTCTAATTGTGATTTAAATTATATTAAACCTACTCTAGTAGCTATAGCCAAAAGCTTAAAAAAAGCAATACAGTTTCCAAAAGATGCCACCGTTTCTATTACAGCAAACAACTTTACCGTATCAGATGAATCCATTAAAAAGGATGTTGTTTACATGATTTGCGCCATAAAATCGTTTAACAAAAATATAGGCGCCATAAAAGTAGGGTATTTAAAAAAGCATTATACATCTAAAAGCTTTTTAAATGAAGAAGAGCAATTACTAAAAAAAATAGCTCTTGAAATAGGAGGCCTGTTTGAGCGTAAAGAAATACTAGAAAAGGAAGCTTTAACAAGACGTCAAATAGAACGTGCAGATAGATTGTCCATTTTAGGTGAAATTACTGCAGGAATAGCACATGAATTAAACACACCATTAGCAAATATTTTAGGGTATTCAGAATTATTAAAAGAACAATTTACCAATAATAATAAAGCAATTAATGATTTAAATAAAATTATTACCAACGCAGAATTCTCTAGCGAAGTTGTTAAAAAATTAATGTTTTTTTCTTGCGAAATGCCACAGCAAATGGCCGTTACAAATATTACCCCAATAGTAAAAAACGCCATAAGCTTATTAAAGCCTAATTTCACAAAAAAGCAAATACAGTGTCATTTAGAAATTGAAAAAGAGAGCATTTGTATGCGTGTTGATAGCATACAACTTACCCAAGTACTATTTAATTTGGTTATTAATGCCATATATTTTTCTCCAGTAAAAGGACAAATATGGGTTTGTGTTTACGAAAAAAACAACGATGTAGTAATAGAGATACGAGATGAAGGTCCAGGTATACAAAAAAGCCAAAGCAATTCTATATTTAATCCGTTTTATACTACCAAACCATTAGGAGAAGGTTCTGGTTTGGGCTTAAGTGTTGTTCATGGTATTGTAAAAAGCCATAAAGGGGAAATAAAGCATCAACCAAACTCACCAAAAGGTACTGTTTTTACAGTACATTTTCCTAAACAGTAACTTATAATATGAGCTTAAACAGTGAAAATATTTTAATTGTAGATGATGATATTCATATTTTAGAACTCATCCAGCGCCATTTACAATCGCTTAATTACCATGTTTATAAAGCAATTTCTGTAAAAGAAGCCTTAAATATTTTACAAGGAAGTGATATAGATTTATTAATAACAGACTTAAACATGCCTGGTGTAGATGGTTTAGAGTTAATAAAATATACCACAGAACATTTTCCTGATATTCCAAAATTAGTAGTTACAGGTTACCCATCTGTTGATGGCGCCCTAGAAGTAATGAAAACGGGTGCTATAGATTACCTTACTAAACCATTTACAAAAGAAGCTTTAAAAGGAGCCGTTAGTAAAGCATTTTCTCAAAAACCTAATAGAAATACACCTAAAACAAATAGTAATAATAGTTATGGAGACATTATTGGGCAATCTAATGCAATAAAGAAAGTTACAGAAGTTATAGATAGAGTTAAGAATAATAAAGCCACTGTTTTTATATCTGGCGAAAGCGGAACGGGAAAAGAATTAGTAGCGCGTGCCATACACTATATGGGCAAGTATGCAACAGCTCCCTTTATAGCGGTTAATTGTGGTGCTATACCAGAAAATCTTTTAGAATCAGAATTATTTGGATATGTCAAAGGAGCCTTTACAGGAGCAAATGAGAGTAGAAGAGGTTATTTTCAAGCCGCAAATAAAGGGACTATTTTTTTAGATGAAATTGGTAATGCCTCTATGGCTACACAATTACGATTATTGCGGGTGTTACAAGAAAAAGAAGTAACTAGAGTTGGGGCTCAAAAAGCAGAACCTATAGATGTACGTGTTATTGCTGCAACAAATATAGATTTAAAAGATTTAATTAGTAAATCTAAGTTTCGAGAAGATTTGTATTATAGGCTAACTGTAGTAGAAATACCTGTACCAGCATTGCGTCATAGGATTGAGGATTTAAAACTTTTAATAGATAAATTTTTATTCAAGTATGGTGTAGAATATAAAGACAGGTTAGTAACCATATCTCCAGAAGCATTAAGTATATTAGAGCGTTACAGGTGGCCCGGGAATATTAGAGAGTTAGAAAATGTTATACAACGAGCAGTAATTATGTGCGATAAACAAATAACTGTTTCAGATCTACCAAATCATTTAAAATATACCATTACTTTTTCAGAAGACCAAACAGAGTTGTTGCCATTAAAAACTATTGAAAAACAATACATCTTAAAAGTATTAAAAGCTACCAATAATAATAAAACCAAAGCCGCAAAAATTCTTCAAATAGACAGGAAAACTTTAAGCGAAAAAATTAAATAAACGTTTAATTTTTATTGGG contains:
- a CDS encoding sigma-54 dependent transcriptional regulator, yielding MSLNSENILIVDDDIHILELIQRHLQSLNYHVYKAISVKEALNILQGSDIDLLITDLNMPGVDGLELIKYTTEHFPDIPKLVVTGYPSVDGALEVMKTGAIDYLTKPFTKEALKGAVSKAFSQKPNRNTPKTNSNNSYGDIIGQSNAIKKVTEVIDRVKNNKATVFISGESGTGKELVARAIHYMGKYATAPFIAVNCGAIPENLLESELFGYVKGAFTGANESRRGYFQAANKGTIFLDEIGNASMATQLRLLRVLQEKEVTRVGAQKAEPIDVRVIAATNIDLKDLISKSKFREDLYYRLTVVEIPVPALRHRIEDLKLLIDKFLFKYGVEYKDRLVTISPEALSILERYRWPGNIRELENVIQRAVIMCDKQITVSDLPNHLKYTITFSEDQTELLPLKTIEKQYILKVLKATNNNKTKAAKILQIDRKTLSEKIK
- a CDS encoding sensor histidine kinase, producing MSFSVSTEKKLKERIKELTCLYEVSSYISNCDLNYIKPTLVAIAKSLKKAIQFPKDATVSITANNFTVSDESIKKDVVYMICAIKSFNKNIGAIKVGYLKKHYTSKSFLNEEEQLLKKIALEIGGLFERKEILEKEALTRRQIERADRLSILGEITAGIAHELNTPLANILGYSELLKEQFTNNNKAINDLNKIITNAEFSSEVVKKLMFFSCEMPQQMAVTNITPIVKNAISLLKPNFTKKQIQCHLEIEKESICMRVDSIQLTQVLFNLVINAIYFSPVKGQIWVCVYEKNNDVVIEIRDEGPGIQKSQSNSIFNPFYTTKPLGEGSGLGLSVVHGIVKSHKGEIKHQPNSPKGTVFTVHFPKQ